AAGGTGGCGCGCGCCGCCGAGCTCGCCAAGGCCGATCTGGTCACCGGCATGGTCGGCGAGTTTCCGGAACTCCAGGGCGTGATGGGCCGTTATTACGCGCTGGCGCAGGGCGAGGCGCCCGAGGTGGCGCATGCCATCGCCGAGCACTATTCGCCGCTCGGCCCCAACGATGCCTGTCCGACGGCGCCCGTCTCGGTCGCGGTGGCGCTCGCCGACAAGATCGACATTCTCGTGGGCTTCTTCGCGATCGACGAGAAGCCGACGGGCTCGAAGGATCCTTTCGCGCTGCGCCGTGCGGCGTTGGGTGCCATCCGCCTTATCATCGAGAACAAGCTCAGAATTTCTTTGCGGGCAGCCTTCAAGAAAGCGAATTCCCAACTGGACTATCAGCAAGCCGGTAGCACTGGGAAATTTGATTCCGAGGAGTTGCTTACATTCTTCGCTGACCGTCTCAAGGTCGCGCTGAAAGAGAAGGGTGCGCGGCATGACCTGATCGCCGCAGTGTTTGCGCTGGGCGGCGACGACGATCTGGTGCGCCTGTTGGCGCGGGTCGAAGCCCTGGCCAAGTTCCTTGCGACCGAGGACGGTGCGCATCTGCTGACGGCGCAGAAGCGCGCAGCCAACATCCTGCGCATCGAGGAGAAGAAGGACGGCAAGTCCTATGAGGGGGGGGCCGATCCGGAGCTCTTCAAGGAGGCGGCGGAGAAGGCTCTGGGACAGGCCCTCGGGGCCGCGGCCGATCGCGCCCAGCAGGCTGTGGCAAAAGAGGATTTTACGGGAGCGATGGCCGCCATGTCGTCGTTACGCAGTCCTGTGGACGCTTTTTTTGACACGGTGACGGTCAATGATGCGAATCCGGATTTGCGGGCGAATCGGCTAAGATTGCTGTCGCGGATCCGCGCGACCCTGGGGCTGGTTGCGGATTTCTCCAAGATCGAAGGCTGAGAACCATGGCGCAGGCGAAAGTGGCGAAGGGCAAGCAACCCCAATCCGAAAACGCCAAATGGGTCTATCGCTTCGGCGCCGGCAAGGCCGAGGGTCGCGCCGAGATGCGCAACCTGCTGGGCGGCAAGGGCGCCAATCTGGCCGAGATGTCGAGCCTGGGCTTGCCGGTGCCGCCGGGCTTCACCATCACCACCGAGGTCTGCACTTATTATTATGCCAACGGCCAGAGCTATCCGGCCGGGCTCGAGAAGGATGTCGAAGAGGCGCTTGCCGGCATCGAGGCCATGGTCGGCGCCAAATTCGGCGACGAGACCAACCCGCTGCTGGTGTCGGTGCGCTCCGGTGCCCGCGTCTCGATGCCGGGCATGATGGACACGGTCCTCAATCTCGGCCTCAACGACACCACCGTCGAAAGCCTCGCGAAGCATGTCGGCGACGCGCGCTTTGCCTATGACAGCTATCGCCGCTTCATCCAGATGTTCGGCAATGTGGTGCTGGGCGTCGAGCATCATCATTTCGAAGAGATCATCGAGCTCGAGAAGGAGGATCGCGGCCTCTCGCTCGATACCGAGCTGATGCCAGAAGCCCTGCAGAAGATCATCGCGGGCTACAAGGCCAAGGTCCAGTCCGAGACCGGCAAGCCCTTCCCGCAGGATCCCAAGGCCCAGCTCTGGGCCGCGATCGGCGCGGTCTTCGGCAGCTGGCATACGCAGCGCGCCGTCACCTATCGCCGCCTGCATTCGATCCCCGAGGATTGGGGCACGGCCGTCAACATCCAGGCCATGGTGTTCGGCAATATGGGCGAGGACTGCGCCACCGGCGTCGCCTTCACCCGCAATCCCTCCACCGGCGAGAACGCCTTCTATGGCGAGTATCTCGTCAATGCGCAGGGCGAGGATGTCGTGGCCGGCATCCGCACGCCGCAGCATCTGACGATCGCGGGCAAGAAGGCCAATCGCTCGACCCTGCCGGCGATGGAAGAGGTGATGCCGAAGCTGTTCGCCGAGCTCGACCAGGTGCGCCACAAGCTCGAGGCGCATTACCGCGACATGCAGGACATCGAGTTCACGGTCCAGCGCGGCAAGCTCTATATGCTGCAGACCCGCAGCGGCAAGCGTACGGCGGCGGCGGCGCTCAAGGTCGCGGTCGACATGGTCAAGGAAGGGGTCATCGACCAGAACGAGGCGATCCGGCGCATCGATCCGGCTTCGCTCGACCAGCTCCTCCATCCGATGCTCGATCCCAAGGCCCCGCGCAAGGTGATCTCGCGCGGACTGCCGGCTTCGCCGGGGGCTGCGGGCGGCCATGCCGTGTTCACGGCCGACGAGGCCGAGGACCGCGCCTCCAAGGGCGACAAGGTGATCCTGGTCCGGGCCGAGACCAGCCCGGAGGACATCCATGGCATGCATGCGGCCGTCGGCATCCTGACCACCCGTGGCGGCATGACCAGCCATGCGGCGGTGGTGGCGCGCGGCATGGGCCGGCCTTGCGTCTCCGGCGCCGGCGATCTGCGGATCGACGCCCATGCCCGCACCATGAAGGTGCGCGACGTGGTGGTGCGCGACGGCGACATGATCACCATCGACGGCGGCACCGGCGAGGTGATGCTGGGCGAGGTGCCCACGATCCAGCCCGAGCTCTCCGGCGATTTCGCGACGCTGATGGGCTGGGCGGATTCGATCCGCAAGCTCAAGGTGCGCACCAATGCCGAGACGCCGCTCGACGCGCGCACCGCGCGGCGCTTCGGGGCGGAAGGCATCGGCCTCTGCCGCACCGAGCATATGTTCTTCGACGGCACCCGTATCGTCGCCATGCGCGAGATGATCCTGGCCGACGACGAGGCCGGAAGGCGCAAGGCGCTGGCGCGCATCCTGCCGATGCAGCGGGCCGATTTCGTCGAGCTGTTCCAGATCATGAAGGGCTTGCCGGTGACGATCCGCCTGCTGGATCCGCCGCTGCACGAGTTCCTGCCCCACACCGATGCCGAGATGGCCGAGGTCGCCGCGGCGGCCGGCATCGAGCTCGAAGGGGTTCGTCACCGCGCGGCGATGCTGCAGGAATCGAACCCGATGCTGGGCCATCGCGGCTGCCGGCTCGGCATCACCTTCCCCGAGATCTACGAGATGCAGGCGCGCGCCATCTTCGAGGCGGCGGCGCAGGTGAAGAAGGAGACGGGCGAGACCGCGGAACCGGAAGTCATGATTCCGCTGGTCGCCATGCCCAGGGAGTTCGAGGTCCTGAAGGAGATGGTCGATCGCGTCGCGGCCGAGGTGGCCAAGGCGAGCGGCGTCACCACCGCCTATTCGGTCGGCACCATGATCGAGCTGCCGCGTGCGGCCCTGCTCGCGGGCGAGATCGCCCAGTCGGCGCAGTTCTTCAGCTTCGGCACCAACGACCTGACCCAGACCACCTACGGCCTCTCGCGCGACGAC
The nucleotide sequence above comes from Hypericibacter terrae. Encoded proteins:
- the ppdK gene encoding pyruvate, phosphate dikinase, producing the protein MAQAKVAKGKQPQSENAKWVYRFGAGKAEGRAEMRNLLGGKGANLAEMSSLGLPVPPGFTITTEVCTYYYANGQSYPAGLEKDVEEALAGIEAMVGAKFGDETNPLLVSVRSGARVSMPGMMDTVLNLGLNDTTVESLAKHVGDARFAYDSYRRFIQMFGNVVLGVEHHHFEEIIELEKEDRGLSLDTELMPEALQKIIAGYKAKVQSETGKPFPQDPKAQLWAAIGAVFGSWHTQRAVTYRRLHSIPEDWGTAVNIQAMVFGNMGEDCATGVAFTRNPSTGENAFYGEYLVNAQGEDVVAGIRTPQHLTIAGKKANRSTLPAMEEVMPKLFAELDQVRHKLEAHYRDMQDIEFTVQRGKLYMLQTRSGKRTAAAALKVAVDMVKEGVIDQNEAIRRIDPASLDQLLHPMLDPKAPRKVISRGLPASPGAAGGHAVFTADEAEDRASKGDKVILVRAETSPEDIHGMHAAVGILTTRGGMTSHAAVVARGMGRPCVSGAGDLRIDAHARTMKVRDVVVRDGDMITIDGGTGEVMLGEVPTIQPELSGDFATLMGWADSIRKLKVRTNAETPLDARTARRFGAEGIGLCRTEHMFFDGTRIVAMREMILADDEAGRRKALARILPMQRADFVELFQIMKGLPVTIRLLDPPLHEFLPHTDAEMAEVAAAAGIELEGVRHRAAMLQESNPMLGHRGCRLGITFPEIYEMQARAIFEAAAQVKKETGETAEPEVMIPLVAMPREFEVLKEMVDRVAAEVAKASGVTTAYSVGTMIELPRAALLAGEIAQSAQFFSFGTNDLTQTTYGLSRDDAARFLQIYERKGLLPQDPFVTIDPHGVGELVRIATERGRKTRPDLKLGICGEHGGDPASIRFCAEVGLDYVSCSPYRVPIARLAAAQAALTGITRDV